Proteins encoded in a region of the Moritella marina ATCC 15381 genome:
- the pspB gene encoding envelope stress response membrane protein PspB, whose translation MDLIEVPLSIFLIIVAPLWLILHYRSKRQTNQGLSEKDQENLHSLIERTEKLQARIISLELILDEESPKWRER comes from the coding sequence ATGGATTTAATTGAAGTACCGCTCAGCATATTTTTAATCATCGTCGCACCGCTGTGGTTAATTTTACATTACCGTAGTAAGCGCCAAACCAATCAAGGGTTGTCAGAGAAAGATCAAGAAAACCTGCACTCCCTCATTGAGCGCACGGAAAAGCTGCAAGCTCGTATAATCTCGCTCGAATTGATCTTAGATGAAGAGTCGCCGAAGTGGAGAGAAAGATGA
- a CDS encoding ATP-binding protein has translation MTMKRIFMFTSIRAKLNLLMAIFIFCLLFSIYEGSRLIDYGKTAVDQQSNIYRHASTLILNADRDAYQAYSAFQQYIIDGDVAAFSVINSNLDQIKTRYGKYIELNTASDNYNILSLMAEWRQLTQDYIESHDEQEKIIIHWAINQEFQVLRKRLNQEFDQINAKSEQAVNDFHVHLFKAFTWLLIVFTILLISIVCIYTLIKRSIIARLNDLNRNIGFIATGDHDKRIVNHINDEMSDSFTYLAALQSELKQNIATITQEKDIANKANKAKSTFLANMSHEIRTPLNGIIGMAEILKDSQLSPIQKDYLMTIDSSSQTLLMLMNLASNAVKFTAAGKITLALKTQALDADNIALSFSVKDTGIGIESGKHGKIFEAFQQEDNDTTRNFGGTGLGLSISAKIISLMGGNIAITSIKGEGSDFHFTIAVGIEKNQPKPAESAYQAIIVNANDTQFLQFELAKLGITSTECADINCVAASVKANSIIIYNQQEVELAKIELQTLRQKVGKIPVLLARSNHSEQFNYADLVDGYITKPLFRFRHGRLLT, from the coding sequence ATGACAATGAAAAGGATTTTTATGTTTACCTCGATACGTGCCAAATTAAATTTACTCATGGCCATTTTCATATTCTGTTTATTGTTTTCTATTTATGAGGGTTCTCGTCTGATTGATTACGGTAAAACAGCTGTTGACCAGCAATCAAACATTTATCGTCATGCTAGCACGCTTATTCTTAACGCAGACCGTGATGCATACCAGGCTTATTCGGCTTTTCAACAGTATATTATCGATGGTGATGTCGCAGCATTTTCGGTGATTAACAGCAATTTAGATCAAATTAAAACCCGATACGGTAAATACATTGAGCTAAATACGGCGAGTGATAATTACAATATTCTGTCGTTAATGGCTGAGTGGCGTCAACTAACCCAAGATTATATTGAGAGCCATGATGAGCAAGAAAAAATCATCATTCACTGGGCTATTAATCAAGAGTTTCAAGTATTAAGAAAGCGTTTGAATCAAGAGTTTGACCAAATTAATGCGAAATCAGAACAAGCGGTTAATGACTTTCATGTGCATTTATTTAAAGCATTTACTTGGTTGTTAATTGTCTTTACTATTTTATTGATCTCGATAGTTTGTATTTACACTTTGATCAAACGCAGTATTATTGCTCGCCTCAATGACCTAAACCGTAATATTGGCTTTATTGCAACTGGCGACCATGATAAGCGAATTGTGAACCACATTAATGACGAAATGAGTGATTCTTTTACGTATTTAGCGGCGCTGCAATCTGAGTTAAAACAAAATATTGCCACTATTACGCAAGAAAAAGACATTGCCAATAAGGCGAATAAAGCCAAGAGTACATTTTTGGCGAATATGTCACATGAAATACGCACACCACTCAATGGCATTATCGGCATGGCTGAGATTTTAAAAGATTCACAGTTATCGCCAATCCAAAAAGATTATCTGATGACGATTGATTCATCGTCACAAACCTTATTGATGTTGATGAATTTGGCGTCCAACGCGGTGAAATTTACTGCTGCAGGTAAGATCACGCTGGCCTTGAAGACTCAGGCTTTAGATGCTGACAATATCGCCTTATCATTTTCGGTCAAAGATACAGGCATTGGTATTGAATCCGGCAAGCATGGCAAAATATTTGAAGCGTTTCAGCAAGAAGATAATGATACCACGCGTAATTTTGGTGGTACCGGTTTAGGCTTGTCGATTAGTGCTAAGATTATCAGCTTAATGGGTGGTAATATTGCCATCACGTCGATTAAAGGCGAGGGCAGTGATTTTCATTTTACCATCGCTGTTGGTATTGAAAAAAACCAGCCTAAGCCAGCCGAATCAGCTTATCAAGCCATTATCGTCAATGCTAATGATACGCAATTTTTACAGTTTGAACTGGCTAAATTAGGTATTACATCAACCGAGTGCGCTGACATTAATTGTGTCGCGGCCAGTGTAAAAGCAAACTCGATAATTATTTATAATCAGCAAGAAGTTGAATTAGCGAAAATCGAATTACAAACCTTGCGCCAAAAGGTAGGTAAAATACCGGTATTACTTGCACGCAGTAACCACAGTGAGCAATTTAATTATGCAGATTTAGTAGATGGCTATATTACTAAACCGCTGTTTCGATTCCGGCATGGACGATTACTTACCTAA
- the maoP gene encoding DUF413 domain-containing protein, whose product MRSMGIFLDEVHFPLGFQQQNAFNVDESQLLENYGLTMQRLQEGELLPATADEHFFLAELDGEFELTSDFARCWRKYSHKITHTNTARHAITKRNVKQPSRDYFVDELSTLEDIDNTYDELDLDS is encoded by the coding sequence ATGAGAAGCATGGGTATATTTTTAGATGAAGTGCATTTTCCGCTTGGTTTTCAACAACAAAATGCATTTAATGTAGATGAATCACAATTATTAGAAAATTATGGTTTAACGATGCAGCGACTGCAAGAAGGCGAGCTTTTACCCGCCACTGCTGACGAACATTTCTTTCTCGCCGAACTCGATGGCGAATTCGAATTAACCTCTGATTTTGCCCGTTGCTGGCGTAAATACAGCCATAAAATAACGCACACAAATACAGCTCGTCATGCAATAACGAAGCGCAACGTAAAACAGCCTAGCCGAGATTATTTTGTCGATGAACTCTCTACACTCGAAGACATAGATAATACTTATGATGAATTAGACCTCGATTCATAA
- a CDS encoding DUF4136 domain-containing protein — MMIKLTMPLLVATLLVACTTSEYPISNGYNKVNQLTKVETGDLTQFTLQKSTFAWYPGRGKTYLPETSNKALFTRYTEKAITQIMQDKGYTFTSNIQQADFLIGYGLAVESELSDEQIFNKVGSNLGLSMSHLDPDKFQKGSALIAFYNQHTFQTEWQVLAQGIAKVGLSQQDRKEKIEAVMFSMLNHVPTRIAE, encoded by the coding sequence ATGATGATAAAGCTAACCATGCCATTGCTTGTGGCTACATTACTCGTCGCCTGTACCACGAGTGAATATCCGATAAGCAATGGCTACAACAAAGTAAATCAATTGACGAAAGTCGAGACTGGCGATCTCACGCAATTCACCCTACAAAAATCGACCTTTGCTTGGTATCCGGGACGCGGTAAAACATACCTTCCCGAAACCAGCAACAAAGCTTTATTTACTCGCTATACTGAAAAAGCCATCACCCAAATAATGCAGGATAAAGGCTATACTTTCACAAGTAATATACAACAAGCGGACTTTCTCATCGGTTATGGTTTAGCGGTAGAATCTGAACTCTCTGATGAGCAAATTTTTAATAAAGTAGGTTCAAACCTGGGTTTATCAATGAGTCATTTAGACCCAGATAAATTCCAAAAAGGCAGTGCCCTTATCGCCTTTTACAACCAACATACTTTTCAAACAGAATGGCAGGTACTCGCACAAGGTATAGCCAAAGTTGGGCTATCACAACAAGACCGCAAAGAAAAAATTGAAGCGGTGATGTTCTCTATGCTAAATCACGTACCGACACGTATCGCAGAATAA
- a CDS encoding alpha/beta fold hydrolase, which translates to MDNSTNAYNTKLKNNINSSHEHALTPCYYEQQGSNNNSPIVFIHGSYASTSTWKKIVQQLALTHHCISIKLPGHCGMPDPDDFNAPNISTELDIIESVIAELTNQPIHLIGHSFGGVVALALALKGSVNITQLTLFEPVSTWVFKSVGDLDMTAQVNTFIQDYRESISNNEVYACGQVIDFWGGKGSFEPLPDFIKDGMKPLTNNNNRHWSLCENTYHHRSALNALTIPTKLICGSASNPIAQKIVQYLSHELSNAKQYSITGASHFLVTSHANQCIDIIND; encoded by the coding sequence ATGGATAACAGCACTAACGCTTACAATACAAAGCTAAAGAACAACATAAACAGCAGTCACGAGCACGCACTAACACCTTGCTACTATGAACAACAAGGCAGTAACAATAACAGTCCCATTGTGTTTATTCACGGCTCTTACGCAAGTACATCAACGTGGAAGAAGATAGTGCAACAGCTTGCACTCACCCATCACTGCATTTCGATTAAATTACCCGGCCATTGTGGAATGCCAGATCCCGATGATTTCAATGCTCCAAATATCAGTACTGAACTTGATATCATCGAATCTGTTATTGCGGAGTTAACGAATCAACCCATCCACCTTATCGGTCATTCTTTTGGTGGTGTCGTGGCGCTAGCGCTAGCACTGAAAGGCTCGGTCAATATAACGCAGTTAACCCTGTTCGAACCAGTATCAACCTGGGTATTTAAATCCGTTGGCGATCTCGACATGACGGCGCAAGTAAATACCTTCATTCAAGACTACCGTGAAAGTATCTCAAATAACGAAGTTTACGCCTGTGGGCAAGTTATCGACTTCTGGGGTGGTAAAGGGTCGTTTGAACCCCTCCCCGATTTCATCAAAGATGGCATGAAGCCTCTGACCAACAATAACAACCGTCATTGGAGTCTGTGTGAAAACACGTATCACCACAGGTCAGCACTCAATGCATTAACTATCCCTACAAAACTTATTTGTGGCTCGGCATCCAATCCAATTGCACAAAAAATTGTTCAGTACTTAAGCCATGAATTATCTAACGCCAAGCAATATAGCATAACAGGCGCGAGCCACTTTTTAGTCACCAGCCATGCAAACCAATGTATCGATATAATTAATGACTAG
- a CDS encoding Hsp20 family protein has product MRTFDFTPLYRSAIGFERLAALAETAASNRQSGNNFPPYNIEQIDDNNYRITMAVAGFDDAEIDISTQNNELLIKGTKVTVAKEDDKRTFLHRGIAERNFERKFELADHVFVNGADMKNGLLYIDLERQLPEAMKPRKIEINGAKTLSAE; this is encoded by the coding sequence ATGCGTACTTTTGACTTTACTCCCCTATACCGCAGTGCAATTGGTTTTGAACGTTTAGCAGCGCTTGCTGAAACGGCTGCATCAAATCGCCAATCAGGCAACAATTTTCCTCCGTATAATATCGAACAAATCGATGATAATAATTACCGTATTACCATGGCTGTTGCAGGCTTTGACGATGCAGAAATTGATATCTCAACACAAAATAATGAATTACTTATCAAAGGCACGAAAGTAACGGTCGCCAAAGAAGACGATAAACGCACCTTCTTACATCGTGGTATTGCAGAGCGTAACTTTGAACGTAAATTTGAATTAGCTGATCATGTTTTTGTCAACGGGGCAGACATGAAGAACGGCTTACTGTACATCGATTTGGAACGTCAATTACCCGAGGCCATGAAGCCGCGTAAAATTGAAATAAACGGTGCTAAAACCTTATCTGCTGAGTAG
- a CDS encoding cupin domain-containing protein, translating to MKLSTITMALALAVSPVLVLAEQYIPKVGEVFSYKDISQDIYAEKAENKKNDPANSIFAAMREKRKVDIANPNAPQAFSGTDLVQPEFNSSTSPWQALEAVFPSDWDGIKAASATELAQLRSAVKVKTVMNHPDFKIIEMALAPGALLPRFSDAAPGSFHVLEGAVEVTVDAETIAAYTGTSVKLESLSQRRMKVVSDKPAKILWFRWAPAGDQTYLNYGYYLTGCNFHAQPLEAVMPADFEQWDESERQRFTHLQHSAVAEPAKDSFYGVQIQQLTAMKHEEDSVLLRYPLTPLFSNEKDVQWLDFTKIDAKSFFWSKDAAKGGDLLAAWDKIVRMKGIFQAKVPEQLYDFNMSYIANGPKGKYVTHSHATPEFYYILGGETQWLLNGETYTAVAGNVYFHSPYWDHEMLGMKEGTPKVAITGSWSPHGDRSVFAKPMVFTEALTMQASSAVFSDSFNFHDFKLKQGLTFDTKQSLAMSH from the coding sequence ATGAAATTATCAACTATCACCATGGCATTAGCGTTAGCAGTATCACCCGTTTTAGTACTCGCGGAGCAGTATATTCCCAAAGTAGGCGAGGTTTTTTCTTATAAAGATATCTCCCAAGACATTTATGCAGAAAAAGCAGAGAACAAAAAGAATGATCCTGCGAATAGTATCTTTGCAGCGATGCGGGAAAAGCGCAAAGTGGATATTGCTAATCCGAATGCGCCACAAGCGTTTAGCGGGACAGATCTCGTGCAACCAGAGTTTAATTCTTCAACCTCACCTTGGCAGGCGTTAGAAGCGGTATTCCCGAGTGATTGGGATGGGATAAAAGCAGCATCAGCCACTGAATTAGCACAGTTACGTAGTGCAGTAAAAGTTAAAACAGTCATGAATCATCCTGACTTTAAAATAATTGAAATGGCACTTGCACCAGGCGCATTATTACCACGATTTTCGGATGCTGCACCCGGTAGTTTCCATGTATTAGAGGGTGCTGTTGAGGTAACTGTCGATGCTGAGACGATCGCGGCTTACACTGGAACATCGGTGAAGTTAGAGTCATTATCACAACGCCGTATGAAAGTGGTGTCAGATAAACCAGCTAAAATACTGTGGTTTCGCTGGGCACCTGCAGGCGATCAAACCTATTTAAATTATGGCTATTATTTAACGGGGTGTAATTTCCATGCGCAACCTTTAGAAGCTGTGATGCCTGCTGATTTTGAGCAATGGGATGAATCAGAGCGTCAGCGCTTTACGCATTTACAACATAGCGCGGTGGCTGAGCCTGCAAAAGACAGCTTTTATGGTGTTCAAATTCAGCAGTTAACTGCAATGAAGCATGAAGAGGATTCGGTATTGTTACGCTATCCACTGACGCCGCTATTTTCAAACGAGAAAGATGTGCAGTGGTTGGATTTTACGAAGATAGATGCAAAGTCTTTCTTCTGGTCTAAAGATGCTGCCAAAGGCGGTGATTTACTGGCTGCTTGGGATAAGATTGTACGGATGAAAGGCATTTTCCAAGCGAAGGTACCAGAGCAACTGTATGACTTTAATATGTCTTATATTGCCAATGGTCCAAAAGGCAAGTACGTGACTCATTCCCACGCTACGCCGGAGTTTTATTATATTCTTGGTGGTGAAACGCAGTGGTTATTAAATGGTGAAACGTATACTGCAGTTGCGGGTAATGTCTATTTTCACAGTCCTTATTGGGATCATGAAATGCTGGGCATGAAAGAGGGCACGCCTAAAGTTGCTATCACTGGTAGTTGGTCTCCACATGGCGATCGCAGCGTGTTCGCAAAACCAATGGTATTTACTGAAGCGTTAACCATGCAAGCAAGCAGTGCGGTATTTAGTGATAGCTTTAATTTCCATGACTTTAAATTGAAGCAGGGATTAACCTTTGATACTAAGCAGTCGCTTGCTATGTCTCACTAA
- the pspC gene encoding envelope stress response membrane protein PspC, whose protein sequence is MIKKQLYRDTQNGKLGGVCAGLATAFGAEVWLVRLLFVSLFLFTGFFLAILIYIIACLLLEKMPIQKQQQNSVYANHSMKTKPWQQGHSAEKILENITTELDEIDQDLQKIENYVISFSFKMDREFNKH, encoded by the coding sequence ATGATCAAAAAACAGCTATATCGAGACACCCAAAATGGCAAACTCGGTGGTGTATGTGCCGGTTTAGCAACAGCATTTGGCGCAGAAGTCTGGTTAGTTCGGCTGTTGTTTGTGTCTTTATTTTTATTTACCGGGTTCTTTCTCGCGATCCTGATTTATATCATCGCTTGCCTGCTATTAGAAAAAATGCCTATCCAAAAGCAACAACAAAACAGTGTTTATGCTAATCATTCGATGAAGACAAAGCCGTGGCAGCAAGGGCATTCAGCCGAGAAAATACTCGAAAATATTACAACAGAGCTCGATGAGATCGACCAAGACCTGCAAAAAATTGAAAATTATGTCATCTCATTTTCATTTAAAATGGATCGCGAATTCAACAAACACTAG
- a CDS encoding bifunctional 2',3'-cyclic-nucleotide 2'-phosphodiesterase/3'-nucleotidase encodes MSLSIKPVAIAVLGGLLTMAGPAYAETIKLRILETTDIHTNVMDYDYYKNKPTEKTGLVRTATLVREARAEVKNSVLVDNGDLLQGSPMGDYMADKGLQPGDVHPVYKAMNQLGYEVGNLGNHEFNYGLDFLQEATNDANFPYINANVIDLKTGKNMFTPYIIKTNTFTDTDGVEHQVKIGYIGFVPPQILIWDKKNLEGKVEALDIKQTAEKFVPQMKAEGADIILAIPHSGVSADPYKVMAENSVYYLTQVPGIDAIAFGHSHAVFPSESFSKLPGADIEKGTINGIPAVMPGRWGDHVGIMDLVLDKQGDTWKVTNAQTEARPIFDKFTKKPLVNADEKMVAAVQDDHKATRNFVNQPIGKANDVMYSFLALVQDDPTIQIVNLAQKDYVERFIQGDPDLDGIPVLSAAAPFKAGGRGNDPTNFTEVESGQLTFRNAADLYLYPNTLVAMKVTGKEVKEWLECSAGQFNQIDLNSTAPQGLINWDEFRTYNYDVMDGVKYGIDLSQPARYNGDCKLINPNSSRITDLTFEGKPVDPAQPFLVATNNYRAYSAKFAGTGEAFVAFASPDENRTVLADYISRVSKEKGQVTPSADNNWYFTPLQSDKKLTITFETAPGEKAAQFIKDKGQYPMQFMKEDKLGFAIYSLDLQNNK; translated from the coding sequence ATGTCGTTATCTATCAAACCAGTCGCTATTGCGGTACTCGGTGGGCTATTGACTATGGCTGGGCCTGCTTATGCGGAAACCATCAAATTACGTATTCTAGAAACGACGGATATTCATACCAACGTAATGGATTATGACTATTACAAGAACAAACCAACTGAAAAAACCGGTCTAGTTCGTACCGCGACATTAGTACGAGAAGCCCGTGCTGAAGTAAAAAACAGCGTGTTAGTTGATAACGGTGACTTATTGCAAGGTAGTCCAATGGGCGACTACATGGCAGATAAAGGCCTGCAACCAGGTGATGTACATCCGGTTTACAAAGCCATGAATCAACTGGGTTATGAAGTGGGTAACCTCGGTAATCACGAATTTAACTACGGGTTAGACTTCTTACAAGAAGCAACCAATGACGCTAACTTCCCGTATATCAATGCCAACGTTATCGATCTTAAGACCGGTAAAAACATGTTTACCCCGTACATCATCAAAACCAATACCTTTACTGATACTGACGGTGTAGAACATCAAGTTAAAATTGGTTACATCGGCTTTGTACCACCGCAAATCTTAATCTGGGATAAGAAAAACCTAGAAGGTAAAGTAGAAGCGTTAGACATCAAACAAACAGCTGAAAAATTTGTACCACAAATGAAAGCCGAAGGCGCAGATATCATTCTAGCGATCCCGCATTCAGGCGTATCAGCAGACCCGTATAAAGTCATGGCTGAAAATTCAGTTTACTATCTAACACAAGTACCGGGTATTGATGCTATTGCGTTTGGTCATTCGCATGCAGTATTCCCAAGCGAGAGCTTCTCGAAATTACCAGGCGCTGATATCGAAAAAGGCACAATCAACGGTATTCCAGCTGTCATGCCTGGTCGTTGGGGCGATCATGTCGGTATCATGGATCTCGTATTAGACAAACAAGGTGATACTTGGAAAGTAACGAACGCACAAACTGAAGCACGTCCTATTTTCGATAAATTTACTAAAAAACCATTAGTGAACGCTGACGAGAAAATGGTTGCAGCAGTACAAGACGACCACAAAGCAACACGTAACTTCGTTAACCAACCTATCGGTAAAGCCAATGACGTGATGTATAGCTTCCTTGCGCTAGTACAAGACGATCCAACAATTCAAATTGTTAACTTGGCGCAAAAAGATTACGTTGAACGCTTTATCCAAGGTGATCCTGATTTAGACGGTATTCCCGTACTTTCAGCTGCTGCACCATTTAAAGCTGGCGGCCGTGGTAACGATCCAACTAACTTCACCGAAGTTGAGTCGGGTCAATTAACCTTCCGTAATGCAGCCGATCTGTACCTTTACCCAAATACCCTAGTGGCAATGAAAGTGACAGGTAAAGAAGTAAAAGAATGGCTCGAGTGTTCTGCTGGTCAGTTTAACCAAATCGACTTAAACAGCACTGCACCACAAGGTTTAATCAACTGGGATGAATTCCGCACTTACAATTACGATGTGATGGACGGCGTTAAATATGGTATCGATTTATCACAACCAGCACGTTATAACGGCGATTGTAAACTGATTAACCCGAACTCAAGCCGTATTACAGACTTAACATTTGAAGGTAAACCGGTAGACCCTGCGCAGCCGTTCCTTGTAGCAACAAACAACTACCGTGCTTACAGTGCGAAGTTTGCAGGTACAGGCGAAGCGTTTGTTGCATTTGCATCACCCGATGAAAACCGTACTGTACTGGCAGATTACATCAGCCGTGTAAGTAAAGAAAAAGGCCAAGTAACGCCAAGTGCCGATAACAACTGGTACTTCACACCATTACAAAGTGATAAGAAACTGACTATCACGTTTGAAACAGCACCAGGTGAAAAAGCCGCACAGTTCATTAAGGACAAAGGCCAATACCCAATGCAGTTTATGAAAGAAGATAAACTTGGTTTTGCTATCTACAGCCTAGATTTACAAAATAACAAATAA
- a CDS encoding sensor domain-containing diguanylate cyclase, whose amino-acid sequence MVEPSPWSTWMLPLPTKKVQDIVFNALSVTNDGLAIFDSNDHVIYCNDSMATLFHHTAEQALGNTFDQLIKQCFRNSVGINIQSDNIDKWLIAANNKRRSVPFRSFETDTRDGRWHLVTEQIVGDGVLYVSSTDITEKKQSEIQLALLSKELHKRASTDELTTISNRHNFYEMAEIEFHKAQLEQQPLALILIDIDNFKSINDNYGHAAGDTALKEFAHHIKKKLRATDLFARIGGDEFSIILPNTDTRDSLLIAERLRNSIATMPIQHQDHPIQLTASIGIVQASLTMQSIHDVINAADKALYQAKSEGRNKVCSDLGCSNGLINQYELTPTNKQLTYS is encoded by the coding sequence ATGGTTGAACCATCACCTTGGAGTACATGGATGTTGCCTCTTCCAACAAAAAAAGTACAGGATATTGTATTCAATGCTTTATCAGTAACCAATGATGGTTTAGCTATTTTTGATAGCAATGATCACGTTATATACTGTAATGATAGTATGGCGACACTCTTTCATCACACCGCAGAACAGGCATTAGGCAACACTTTTGATCAACTCATCAAGCAATGTTTTCGCAACTCCGTTGGCATTAATATTCAATCAGACAATATCGATAAATGGCTAATCGCCGCCAATAATAAAAGGCGCAGTGTCCCCTTTCGGAGTTTCGAAACTGATACACGGGATGGCCGCTGGCACTTGGTTACTGAACAAATCGTCGGTGATGGGGTGCTATATGTTAGTAGTACCGATATCACTGAAAAAAAACAATCTGAAATTCAATTAGCGCTTTTATCTAAAGAATTGCACAAGCGCGCATCAACAGACGAACTTACCACGATCAGTAATCGTCATAATTTCTATGAAATGGCTGAAATAGAATTTCACAAAGCACAATTAGAACAGCAACCACTGGCGTTGATACTCATTGATATAGATAATTTTAAATCGATTAATGACAATTACGGTCATGCAGCAGGGGATACAGCACTCAAGGAGTTCGCTCATCACATCAAGAAAAAACTACGGGCTACAGATTTGTTTGCACGTATAGGCGGCGATGAATTTTCAATCATACTGCCTAATACCGATACCAGAGACAGCTTACTCATTGCAGAACGACTACGAAATAGCATAGCAACAATGCCCATCCAGCATCAAGATCACCCCATTCAACTCACCGCTTCAATCGGTATAGTCCAAGCGTCATTAACAATGCAGTCTATCCATGATGTCATTAACGCTGCAGACAAAGCACTCTATCAAGCAAAATCAGAAGGCCGCAATAAAGTATGCAGTGACCTCGGTTGTTCTAATGGCTTAATCAATCAATATGAATTAACGCCAACCAATAAACAACTGACCTATAGCTAA
- a CDS encoding AI-2E family transporter, whose amino-acid sequence MSKNTTFSSQTIDVYIKIAAISLLIYWCYSILQPFFLMVIWGAIIATALYPIATWANNKFGISKSKASSALSVIGVLLLLVPLIVLSTGIYTGGSALVTGVQAGTIVIPTPNISIKDWPIIGEKVYGFALQASSNLESMLTNYSDEVKSTITKMASFLGSLGGSFIQFIISTVIAGAFMVNADKCEQAFVLVASRLTGGEQGKELTTISKTTVRGVVQGVIGVAVIQSILAGIGIAFAGIPGVAIWMFLILIVAIIQLPPILALLPAIIYAFTVDTTTTAVIFLVWCILVSASDAVLKPMLLGRGSDTPVLVILLGALGGMVMSGIIGLFVGAVILSLTYKLFTVWLENEAQHNNA is encoded by the coding sequence ATGTCAAAAAACACCACTTTTTCAAGCCAAACAATTGACGTATATATAAAAATAGCCGCGATATCGCTACTCATTTATTGGTGTTATTCCATTTTACAGCCATTTTTCCTCATGGTGATCTGGGGAGCGATTATCGCGACTGCATTATACCCGATAGCGACTTGGGCAAATAACAAGTTTGGCATAAGCAAAAGTAAAGCCAGTTCGGCGCTTTCAGTTATTGGTGTATTACTACTATTAGTGCCACTGATTGTACTTTCAACAGGAATATATACAGGTGGTTCAGCATTAGTCACAGGTGTTCAGGCTGGAACAATAGTGATACCAACGCCAAATATCAGTATCAAAGATTGGCCCATCATAGGTGAAAAAGTATATGGGTTTGCTCTACAAGCATCATCAAACTTAGAAAGCATGCTAACCAATTACAGTGACGAAGTGAAAAGTACAATAACTAAAATGGCCTCATTTCTAGGCAGTTTGGGGGGCAGCTTTATTCAATTTATTATCTCAACGGTCATCGCTGGCGCTTTCATGGTGAATGCTGATAAATGTGAACAAGCTTTCGTACTCGTCGCGAGCCGTTTAACCGGTGGTGAACAAGGTAAAGAACTAACCACAATATCAAAAACAACGGTAAGAGGTGTTGTACAAGGCGTTATCGGAGTCGCTGTTATCCAATCTATTTTGGCGGGAATAGGCATTGCTTTTGCAGGTATTCCAGGCGTTGCTATATGGATGTTTTTAATATTAATCGTTGCGATCATTCAACTTCCGCCAATCCTAGCATTACTACCCGCTATCATTTATGCGTTCACAGTCGACACAACTACCACAGCCGTTATATTTTTAGTCTGGTGTATTCTGGTGAGCGCGAGTGACGCGGTTCTTAAACCTATGTTATTAGGCCGTGGATCAGATACACCTGTACTGGTTATTTTATTGGGAGCACTGGGCGGTATGGTCATGTCAGGTATTATCGGTTTATTTGTCGGTGCCGTAATATTGAGCCTAACATACAAGTTATTCACCGTTTGGTTAGAGAACGAAGCACAGCACAATAATGCATAA
- a CDS encoding MarR family winged helix-turn-helix transcriptional regulator, with protein MKNNQKQNYFKEIHKLNEYFRLSAEVLLKKRHLNYGAYIVLNSIFDNPDITQYKIAKTTGFSVQRVHQIINMLEERELIIRIGISKYKKQLQLTPQGKDVVDTTESELTAQFQSMFRDQQVLVDTLSQSIKAMNDYLTSKNVGSLA; from the coding sequence ATGAAAAATAATCAGAAACAAAATTATTTCAAAGAGATACATAAACTTAATGAGTATTTTAGATTAAGTGCAGAAGTGTTATTGAAAAAACGTCACTTAAATTATGGCGCCTATATTGTCCTTAATAGCATTTTTGATAACCCAGACATCACCCAATACAAAATAGCCAAAACCACCGGGTTTTCAGTACAACGCGTGCATCAAATTATAAACATGCTAGAAGAACGTGAACTTATTATTCGCATCGGCATATCAAAATACAAAAAACAGCTGCAACTAACACCGCAAGGCAAAGACGTAGTTGATACCACAGAGTCCGAGTTAACAGCACAATTTCAGAGCATGTTTCGTGATCAGCAAGTACTGGTCGATACATTATCTCAATCAATAAAAGCCATGAACGATTATCTAACGAGTAAAAATGTCGGTTCACTCGCATAA